CGTTGCGGTAGTGGCCAGATAGGGGAGGGCGTTACGGTACTTCAGCTCATCCTCAACATAAGTTTTAAATGCCTGCGGAAATACAGCCCTCAGGCGTGCCGAACTTGGGTCGGCCTGACCGGCTTCGCCGCTTGTGCGCGCGTCAAATATGCCTACACGGCTGTTGTTCAAAACCTGGCGGGTAAATATATGGTCGGGTATCCGGCCGTTAAGCCGGCAGATGGTGTGTTCGGGTAAGCCGGTAATCAATCGTAAGGTGTCGGCAATGGGCTGTGTTATGGTATCGCCGGAGGCTAAAAACCGGCTATAGGTATTAGCGCTAAAATTCTCTGCAATCCTATACAATTCGCTGCCGGGCAATGCCTGCCATTCCGCGCTTAAACGCTGATGATATTGCGCGGCCAGCGCGTAGCTTGGCAGATATAACGGGTAGGCTGCCGTATTTTTGTCCTTAAAGCTGATTAAACGGTAATTAAGCGCGGGCGAGATCAGTGTTAGCCCTGCTACCTCAATATGCTGCTCGTCGGCTAAATACGCTGCCAAACCCACGGCGCGTGCGCCGCCATAGCTTTCGCCGGTTAAAAATATGGGGCTTTGCTGCCGGTTGTTGGCGGCAAGGTATTGCTTAATAAAGTGACCTATTATCCTGATATCTTCATGGTAGCCATAAAACCGGCGGGCATCGGTGCCATCCACCGGGCGACTGTAGCCTGTACCAACCGGATCAATAAATACCAGGTCGGTAAAACCGAGCCAGGTGTTTTGATTGGGCTGATAACCCGCCTTGCCGTGCACACTGCGCACCGGCCCGAAAGCGCCCATGTGCAGCCAGATGGACGACGAGCCGGGGCCGCCGTTAAACACGAAAGTAACCGGGCGATTTGGCTGGTCATTGTTTACCTTATAGGCAGTGTAAAATATGTTGGCGCCAAAACGGCCATCTGCTACTTGCAGGTAACCGGCTGTTGATGTGTAATTTAAGCGCCTATTGTTAAGTGTAATGGTATGCGCCGAATTAGTGTTTGTTAGCGCTGATGCACCGGCAGCCTTGGCAAAAGTCAAGCTGCGTGACGCCGCACCCCATGAACTAAAAAGGGTAACAATAACTGCGGCTGTAAGTGCAAAATAAGCCAGTCGGAAAATATATACGTGTAGACGGGAAGATGCGAACATGGAAAAATATCAGTAAGTTTTATAATGAGAAAATGCTGTGTAGCAGCGTGCCGAAGGGGGATTAACAGCAGCAACACATGACCCCTTGGCACAGAGGCATTCGCATTATTGAACCTATGATATTTTGAGTAGTCATATCAGATGATGCAAATGTAACAGACCAATTTGATACTTCAAAATAAAATCTATTGATTTAGTAGAATTTATTTATTTGGCTTGATGGTTAAGTAGTACCGTCATCAATATTTTACGTTGAGGATGATAGTTTTAAGGGCGATAGCTGTATTTTAGGGCGAATTAAACTATACTGTTCTAACCAATCACTTTTTATGAAATTTATTAAAGCCGGCATATTAGCAATATGTGCCGTAAACGCGGCATTCGCACAGGATGCCGACCTGGTGAAGTATGTAAATACGTTGCAGGGCACCAATTCTGAACACAGGCTAACCCGCGGGAATACTTACCCTACAACGGCCTTACCCTTTGGTATGCACACCTGGACACCCCAAACCGGTAACAATGGCGATGGCTGGAAATACCAGTACAAAAAGGAAACCATCCGCGGCTTTCAGCAGGCACACCAATGCAGTTCGTGGACCAATGATTACTGCGTTTTCTCGCTGATGCCGGTAGCCGGTAAGCTGGTGGTTAATGAGGATGCCCGCGCCTTAAAATTCAGCCATGCCAACGAGGTAGCCAAGCCAAACTATTACAAGGTTAAGTTTGATAACGGTATCACTACCGAAATTTCGCCATCCGAGCGTGGGGCACACCTGCGTTTCAGTTTTACCGGTGAGGGTGATAACTTTTTGGTGCTGGATGGCTATACCGAAGAAAGCGACATCAAAATTGATATAAAAAATAAAAAGATAACCGGCTGGGTACACAACGGGCGCGGCTTAACCGATAATTTTAAAAGCTACTTTGAGGTGATCTTTGATTCGCCTATAGTAGCCTGCGGTACCTGGACAAAAGAGAACGATAAGATCAATCCATCTGAAACAGCTATACAAGGCAAAAAGGTAGGTGTTTACGTACAGTTTAAAAGCGGTAAGCGCTCGGTACAGGCCAAGGCGGCATCATCATACGTAAGCCCGGAGCAAGCCGACCTGACCCTGCAACGCGAACTGGGTAAGGACAAAAACCTGGAAGCTACCAAACTTGCTGCCCAAAAAGTATGGAACAAGCACCTGAGCCGCATTTTGGTTGAGGGTGGTACCGAGGAAGAGAAAGCCACATTTTATTCCTGCTTCTTCAGGGCGAGTTTATTCTCGCGCCAGTTTTTTGAGTACGATAAGAATGGGAAACCTTAT
This genomic interval from Mucilaginibacter defluvii contains the following:
- a CDS encoding S10 family serine carboxypeptidase-like protein produces the protein MFASSRLHVYIFRLAYFALTAAVIVTLFSSWGAASRSLTFAKAAGASALTNTNSAHTITLNNRRLNYTSTAGYLQVADGRFGANIFYTAYKVNNDQPNRPVTFVFNGGPGSSSIWLHMGAFGPVRSVHGKAGYQPNQNTWLGFTDLVFIDPVGTGYSRPVDGTDARRFYGYHEDIRIIGHFIKQYLAANNRQQSPIFLTGESYGGARAVGLAAYLADEQHIEVAGLTLISPALNYRLISFKDKNTAAYPLYLPSYALAAQYHQRLSAEWQALPGSELYRIAENFSANTYSRFLASGDTITQPIADTLRLITGLPEHTICRLNGRIPDHIFTRQVLNNSRVGIFDARTSGEAGQADPSSARLRAVFPQAFKTYVEDELKYRNALPYLATTATPNWNYGPGAEGGYLNVLPALTGLLNKHKALKVNIVAGYYDLATPVATINTSVKQLLANSAFKTRVNAHYYQSGHMPYVDDAVNQNFAADSRKFYQASLN